In Planococcus sp. MB-3u-03, the DNA window GGCGCCAAGTCACGCGGCGAACTGGTCACACAATTTCTTGATGGCCATATCTCCCCCGAAGATTATCTGCGGGCGATCAATGACAAGGATTATGCCGGATTCAATTTAATCGCTGGCGATGCCGAAGGGCTTTATTATTACAACAATATCCATGGAGAACCGGTAAAAGTTCCACCCGGCACTCATGGGTTAAGCAATCATTTCCTGAACACGCCTTGGCCAAAAGTCGAGCGCGGAAAAGAAAAGCTTGAGGCCTATGTATCGGTGAATGAACAATTGGAACTCGACCGCCTGTTTGAAATTCTGGCGGATGCCGAACAAGCGCCCGACCACCTGCTACCGCAAACCGGCGTCGGCCTGGATCTGGAACGTGCGCTGTCGCCGATGTTCATCAAAATGCCCGATTATGGAACACGCTCAGCCACCGTATTGCTCATCGATCACGATGGGCTGGTCACTTTCGCTGAGCGGAGCTATGAAAATGGCGAGTTCCGGGAAGACCGCAAATACGAATTCCAGATTCCCTGAAAACAGCCATCAACAGGGCGGACCCCCCGTCTCTAGCAATCCCATTGAATTCCGGGAAGCAACTTTATGCATTTTCCTCTCCTCCATAGAAATGATCTACAATAAAATAAGCCCATAAGAAACCCCAAGCGGACGATCCGCTTGGGATTAAATTCAAACTCCTATGCAAAATCGACGCCCATGCTTTCGAACAAGCGCTTATATTCAGGATACCAGCGCTCCCATTCAGAAGTGCGCTCTATTCCATGGCCATCTAAAATGGCTTCCATAATATCCAGCGCTACATGCCATCCCGCAACGTCTTTCGGGGTTTGATCTGTAATATCCGGCAAAGTTTCGACCATTTTCACTCTCGTTCCCTGGCCGTCCGGGCCCAGTTCAAAATGCACATGGTCGTCTCCCCATTCAAATGCAAGGATCTCGCCTTTTTTATAGTCTGTAATCGGAAATTCCTTCTTTTTCCCATGGCCCATTTCCAGCATCAGATGGCCAGGTTCGCCTTCTTCTTCCATTTGAAGCCCTGAAAACCAGCGATGGATTTTGTGGTTGTCTGTCAGCATTGCCCATACTTGCTCTGGGGAATGCTCAAAGTATCTGTCGAATGTGGCGTTGTAGCCGGTAGGATTTTTAGTGATTTCTGCTGTCATTGAAATTCCTCCTCCACTCGTCTTTACTAATAGTATACCCAAGTTCCGTGTGTTTTCTACGTAAATCGGGTATATTGTGCGGGAGGAGCTGAAAACGATGAGATTAGGATATGCATGTATGAACACAGAGCTGAAAACGGTTTTTCGCACATTGCGACTAGCCACAGCTGAAAAAGAGGGCGTCGAGAAGATTAAAGAACTAACAATTCAAAATATGGAAACCACTTTAGAAGTCATTCGCTGGAATTTGGAGCAAGGCATTCTTTTTTACCGTGCCTCCAGTTCCATCGTCCCGTTATCGACACATCCAATCAATGATTGGCGCTGGTGGGAAGATGAAGATTTTCTGGCGATAGCTGGCGAGATCCGCCGATTGGTAAACGAGCACGGCATCCGGGTTTCTGTGCATCCTGGGCAGTATACGGTCTTGAATTCGCCGAAGCCGGAAGTAGTACGAAAATCGATCGAAGACCTTGAATACCATGACAAATTGATTCAATTGCTCGGCGGCACAGACATCATCCTACATACGGGTGGTGCATATGGCGATAAAGAAAGTGCCAAACGGCGTTTCGCTGAAAATTACTTGATGCTGTCTGATAGCATCCGGCAGCGTTTGAGGCTAGAAAACGATGACAAAACATTCACAGTGCGCGACGTTCTCGATGTTCATGCCATGTGCCAAGTGCCGATTTGCTTCGACATACACCATCATAATTGCAATACCGATGGGGAGCCGGTTGATTTCTCGGAAATTTTGGCTACTTGGGAAGGATACGGGCGCCCGAAAATCCACATCAGTACTGGACGTGAAGGATTCACCGACCTGCGCCACCACGACCTCATTTCGGAAGAAGATTTTGCCGAATTGTTGAAGCTCGTTGAAGGCTATGAAGTCGACATCATGTTCGAGGCGAAGCTGAAGGAACAAGCGGTCTTGCCATTTCTCCACAAACTTCAAAACCAATAGCAAAAACCGCCTGGACAGCCATCAATCGGCCATTCAGGCGGTTCTTTTATTCAGTCGGCAATTTCGGAAATTCCAAGGTGAATTTGGTGCCTCTGCCGACTTCCGATTCGACGGTAATTTCTCCGCCCATTTGATTGAGTATGCTGTAAGTGACCATGAGACCAAGCCCTGTCCCTTTTGACTTGTTGGAGAAATACGGTTCCCCGAGACGCTTGACTTGTTCTTTCGTCATGCCCACGCCTTCGTCTTGGATATGCACACAAACCGTATGGGCAGATGCCTCAAGCTCGACTTGCAGTTTTCCTCCATCCGGCATCGCTTCAATGCCGTTCCGGATGATATTCACCAAAGCCTGATGGAGCTTTTGTGAATCGCCCAAAATCGGGCTGGCTGCGTCAGCGCCCTGCACAAAAATTTCTACATTCCTGGCATTGGCATAAGGCGTCATGATTTTGATGACATGCGATAGTTCAGGTTCCACTTCGATGCGCTTCATTTCACCGTAAACCGGCTTTGCATAAATCAAGTAATCGCCAATCAAGTCTTCGGCTACTCTGATTTCCTCCAGGATGGTTTGCTGGAACTCCAGCTGTTTCGCCCGCGGGTATTCATATTCCTGAAGCAGCTGGACAAACCCTTTTACGCTTTGCAGCGGATTGCGCAGTTCATGGGATACAGCCGCCGCGAAATGGCTGACCGTCTCCATCTTTTCATGGCGCATGAGCGAATTATACAAATACTCCTGTTTTTGCAAATGTTCGATGAGCAAAGCGGTCAATATGATAATGCCGCCTTGATTGATCATGAGCATAAGCCAGATCCCGATCAAGTTGTGGATCGGGTCCCCGAAGAAGAAATAGCCCGCAAACATATTGAATAGCAGCGACACGATCGAAATAGAGAAGACGAGCACGGCTTTCCACCAGCGATTGACTTTCCGGTAAAGCGGCCCAAGGAAAGGCACGCCCGCTGCCACTAACAGCTGGTTCAAGATGGCGATATACATGCCGTCCCCGCCAATGGCTATGCGCCCGACAGCCGATACGATAAACAGCACCGCACTGACCAGGGGCCCGCCGTATAAAGCTCCGACAATCATCGGAACTTGCCGGAGATCGAATATATAATCTTCCGTAAGAAATTGGTACGGAAACACCATACACAGGATGATGGAAATGGAAAACAGGATCGTCATGGTAATCCGGTGGCTGACGAAAAAGTTTCGCTGTCCAGCTGTCGCGAACATCTGATAGAGGATGATCGGAAAAATGATGAAGAAAATATTATTGATCATGCCGGTCATCATCGCTTCCATGGATGCACCTCCCTTTCCCGTTTCAGATTACTATTATACCGATAACTTCCCCTCTCCTTCCAGCTATTTTTAGCGATCTTTATACGGATGGTGGATTGCCGCACGTATCTTCGTCAAGGTCCTTTCCCTGCGCTTCTTCATGCCGGATAATGTGACGCCGTAATGTTTCTGCAATTCTGTCAGGCTGTAGCCGTCTATATACATCTCCTGGAGCAGCCGCCGTTCTTTTGGGCTCAAGAAAGCCGCATCCAGCCAGTCCGGCAATTTTTCAGCCACCCACTCTACCGCCTCTTCCTCTTCAAGGAATAAATCGGAATTCTTGACCTTCTTGCCTCCTTTTTGGCGCCTTGTCAATTCGTCTTTCATGGCGCCTTTGATGCTGCGGTAGGCAAACGGCGCAAAATGGCCGATTGCCGGATCGTGTTTTTCCCACGCTTGCCACAGCGCAATAAACCCAAGTTGACGGAATGCATCATAATCGGTGTAAATATTCAATTTGCGGATAATCGATGAGATCATCGGAGCGTACTGGTCTGCCACTTCCGTAAAAGCTTCCATTTTCTTTTCCTTCTGGACGTCCTGTTTATTCCCGGGTGAATACAGCTTATGAAAGCTTCCCTGTTGAGTCTAGATTAGAATATGAATATTAATGCTTTTAACTTGGATAATAAACCCATTTTATAATACTTAAGATTTTAATAAATTCCATAATAATTACAATTATCTGTATATTACTATTGATTCATTAAAGGAAATGATACGATTTTCATACAATACCAAAGGAGAGACGGAATGAAAATTGCGGCAATTTACAGGTTGATCGGGACGTATTATTTCTCGAATCATGGTACGAGACAGGAAGGCGTTCACGCATCACTACTACATACGGCGTCTTCTATTCGCCCGACACGCCGCTAACTTTGATCGATAAAGCATCCATGTTGTTCGCTTTGCCTAACAACGGACATGTAAAAGCTACGCGCCATAACCTCAAGATACACGGAAAGAACATCATTTTATTCTCAACTTGCGGGCTTGCCGCCTACCCAACTCATTCTCCATGCCAATTGGGATGTGTATGGATCTTCAATCACCCCTACAAACTGGAGGCCATCTCTTCCATCAGGACACGCATCATTTACGAACGCTTCGGGATCTCCAAAGAAGTTGAGGCCTCTATCCATAACTTATCCAAACAAAGGAAACAGCTGCATGAAATAATTTTTTAATGATAAACAAGTAGCGTTCCCATCAGCTGAACCCATAAAGAAACCACGCCAGTTGCCGGTTTTGCCGGCAACTGGCGTGGCTTCTTTTTTATGCGGCATGATCAGCGAGCAGCAAAATAAACAACTCAATCGCCCAGGCATCCTGCGTCTTTTTTTCAAGTGGATCGGTTACAAAAAAAGCCATATGCCCGTCCCATATCTTCGTTTCAGCTTCGTAACGAAGCGCTGCCGAAAGCCCATCCCTTTCCAACCAGCCCACCAGCGCGTCTGCAGATGACCAAAATTGTTCCGGCGGCCCATTGTGAATTGCGTGGGCAAAATCTCCTCCCGGCAAATACCCCGAAATGATGCGATGATCTTCAGCCAGCAACTTTTTTGTCGAAACGCCGACTTCGATCAGCCGCTGGCCATTGTCGTCCAAGCACCAGAAGCGGATAAACGGCAGCCCAACAGGCGATTCATTACGCGCACTCAACCATGACAATACTTCAGCTGCAAGTTCAGGCGCTTCTCCGATATGGCCTGAAATCCTTGCAGTAATGCCGACATATGGCTGTTCCCCGCGCGATTCAATGGTCGGTTCATTCATATAATGCATGCACAAGCCCCTCCCGTTCCATCATTTGCTTTTCCATACCCGCCTCGAGACTTTTTCAGTCACTAGCCCTATCAAACTAGCTTGGTCGCCACCTCATTGATTGAGCGGGAAGCTTCCATTGCCTAGGAAAGATTTCTTATATTGCATTTATTATTTACTGAATTTTCAATTATAAATATAGTTTTTGTAGCAGAACGTGATATAATAAGACTACAAAAAGTCGATCAATAACAGAAACCAAACAAATTAATGAGCCTTTAATCATGTAAATTTTCCCAACTACATAAGCCGTCTGTCGGCTAAATCAAATAAGGGGTGAGCAGAATGTTATCCAGATGGAGCAAGTTGCTAGCTATCACGGGATTATTGCTCTTTTCACTGCTGTCGTTCACAGGCCAGGCCGATGCCGCATCCTCTACTTATGTCACGAAAGGCAACACGACGAGCAAAGTGGTCGCCTTAACTTTTGATGATGGATCCGATGGAACGAATATCAATAAAATCCTCGGCACGCTGAAAACCAATAATGTCAAAGCTACCTTCTTTCTGACAGGTTCCGGCATCAACCATCACCCGAGCTGGATCCGCAACATCGCCAATGCAGGACATCAGGTCGGCAACCATTCCTATTCGCATCCGGATTTTACAAAGATCAGCATTGCCGCTATGCAAAGTGAACTCGCCCGAACGGAAACCGCTTATAAAAACGTCACAGGCAAATCGACGAAACCTATTTTCCGAGCCCCATTCGGCGCGTCCAATGCGACTGTATTGAAAGGGGTCGGTGATGCCGGTTATACGCACACCATCCAATGGAATATTGATACTATCGACTGGAGAGGCTTATCTTCCACTGAAATTACCAATAAAGTCGTCAACAATATCGTGCCAGGATCCATCGTTTTGATGCACACCGGCGCCGGAGCTTCCGGAACCCCTGGCGCGCTCCCTGGCATGATCAGCAAACTGAAAGCAAAAGGCTATAAATTCGTCACCGTTTCTGAGCTGTTGAAATTGCCTCCAACAGGCGGAGCGACTTACACAGCCAAAGCAGGGGACACGCTTTACAGCATTGCCAGAAAATATAATGTCACTGTCGCCGCTCTTGCGAAAGCCAATAACATTACCAATTATAATTTAATTCGTGTCGGCCAAGTCTTGGTAATACCAGGCACAACTGCTCCAACACCGCCGCCAGCAACTAGCGTCAAGTACACGGTAAAAGCCGGGGATACGCTCTATAGCATCGCCAGCAAATACAACACCACAGTAGCAGCCATTGCATCCGCTAATAAAATCACCAACACGAATCTCATCAGTGTCGGCCAAGTCTTAATCATTCCGGTCAAACAAGCACCGCCGCCAGTGATGACCGTCAAGTATACAGTGAAAGCCGGCGATACACTTTACAGCATCGCTAGAAAATATAATACGACCGTCACTGCCATTGCCAAAGCGAATAACATCACCAATGTCAATTCCATTCGCGTCGGCCAAGCGCTGATCATCCCCCGCTGACATTGAAGACATAAGAAAAAGCCATCCTCGGATGGCTTTTTTATATTTCGTGATTGATAAAATTTTGATTCCACAGCAAATCAAGCCGGTCTTTTCCTGTACAAAAAACGTTTATACAAACGAAAAATAATAAACGCCATCCCGAGTAAAAAGACGATCGCCAGCACTGGCACAAAGAAAATCAAAATGGGGGCAATCGTGGCAGTGGCATCCTCTGCAACTGAGACAGCCGGTCCCATCAATGCTGTATCGCTGACCCCTTTCACTGCCGTCAAGCTTGCATGTGAAGCGGTAGCTACGCCGCCTCCACCGATAATCGCGATTGCCCATTCCAGAAATGGATTCATATCGCCGATAAACGATGCGGTCAGCAAAATTCCCGCAAGTGCCGCAACCGGCGTCGAAATCAATTTCATAAACGACCCGACCGCCGGAATATAGTTGACCAGAATTTCGAATATCGTGGCTGCACCGAATGTAATAAGCGCTGGCGTGCTGCCAACCCAACTGAAACCCTCAGATAAAGTGACCCAATCCACTCGTTCGAAAATCCCTGTTATTAATAATGGTGTGAAAATACGGAATCCGACCGTCGCGCTCAGCTAGGCCAATAAAACCGCCATGACCATCTCCATTCAACCACCTCCACAAACTTTTCCTTACCGATTCCATACCCTTCTGAAAATAAACTAACTATATGAGCTGAAAACACCCGCATCTTCTCCATTCAAAAAGGATGAAAAGGATTTCCCTTTTCACCCTTCCGCCGAAACAGCTCAATTATTGTTCGTCCATCATCATCTGATAATGGATAAAGTCAAAGAAATGCAGGTCGCCCGGCAATTCCTCTCCTGCGAGCGACTCCGCACGCTCAACTACCTGCTTCGCAAATTCCGCTTGCTCGATTCGTTCGAAATACTGCCATAAGTAATAATAGACTGCCAGGGACTCGTAATCGACAGTCGGTTTTCCAGTTTCCCGATCATACCTCCCGGCCAATTGGCCTTGATTAACCCACTCTTCGATCAACCAGCTCTCGAATTCAGGGGATTGGAGGCCTTGATCAAAGCGATTGACCGCAATTAATAATTGGTCGATCATATGGACTTCGCCGCTTTTCACATATTTTTTTTCATCAAAGTCATAGTACTCCGGAAAAAAAACTTCGCGCTCTCCCGTATCCAGCATAGCGAACGATTCCGGAAGCACGGTCATTTCGTCGATGAGGTAGCTGAGTGTAAGCCGGTTCCCCGCAATCTGATAGGACCAGTCATAATAATCAACAGCTGTCCCCTGCTGGTGTTGGCGGTCTTCAATTGCAGAAACAATCTGCTGTGAAAGTTCCAGATAAGCTGGTTCTGCAAACTGTTCCGCCGCACCTTCCAAAACCGATGCGATACGCACATCATCGATCAATGCATTAACATTCGCTTCTTCGTATAAGCGCCAAGGGATAAATACCTGCCCGCCTGTTTCGACTAAAAAACGGCCTTTTAATATCGCCGCTTGCTCAGCAAAACTTTCTTCATCTTCAACTTGAAGCAAATACTCCAAATACAAGCCGAGGCTTTCCGATAAATATTCAGACTCTCGATTGTCCGGATAGGCGTGAATGACGCCTTCCTCATTCACATAATGGGAAGCGACCGTTTCCTGAACGGTCGTCCCTTGCCCGTTGACCATTCCGCATCCTCCTGTCGCCAAACTCCCTAAAAACGCCAACATAAATAATTTACTTTTCTTTAATCGCTTCAACTGAGTAAACTCCCCATTTCACCGACTGTGGTAATCGCTGTTTTTTTGACTTCACATGTTGCCGCTTCACTCTTCGCATTCATTTTTTGCTCGATGCGTTTCAATAAAGGCTGTATCGAATCCCCTTCTGTTTCCTTGACCAAAACATAAACTGCGCCTTTTGGCTTGTTACGAGATCCCGCTCCCGGACAATCGACTGCAATGCCGCGCGCCCAATTCCGATGTCTGGACGGGGCAGTTGACAAAGGCGTCACTTCCATCAACCAAGTGCGTTCTTCACGCTTGCTTGTTTTCAACATCCATAAAGCCTGTTCGACAAATTCCTGTAAATCCAGCGCACGAAGTTGCCCTTCTTTACGCAATAAGATTTGCCGTTGTTCTTT includes these proteins:
- a CDS encoding NRDE family protein translates to MCLINLQFQQHPRYKLIVAANRDEFYGRPAAPAHFWEDSPGILAGRDLSQMGTWLGVNKSGRFAALTNYRDPEHMAAGAKSRGELVTQFLDGHISPEDYLRAINDKDYAGFNLIAGDAEGLYYYNNIHGEPVKVPPGTHGLSNHFLNTPWPKVERGKEKLEAYVSVNEQLELDRLFEILADAEQAPDHLLPQTGVGLDLERALSPMFIKMPDYGTRSATVLLIDHDGLVTFAERSYENGEFREDRKYEFQIP
- a CDS encoding SRPBCC domain-containing protein — encoded protein: MTAEITKNPTGYNATFDRYFEHSPEQVWAMLTDNHKIHRWFSGLQMEEEGEPGHLMLEMGHGKKKEFPITDYKKGEILAFEWGDDHVHFELGPDGQGTRVKMVETLPDITDQTPKDVAGWHVALDIMEAILDGHGIERTSEWERWYPEYKRLFESMGVDFA
- the uvsE gene encoding UV DNA damage repair endonuclease UvsE, coding for MRLGYACMNTELKTVFRTLRLATAEKEGVEKIKELTIQNMETTLEVIRWNLEQGILFYRASSSIVPLSTHPINDWRWWEDEDFLAIAGEIRRLVNEHGIRVSVHPGQYTVLNSPKPEVVRKSIEDLEYHDKLIQLLGGTDIILHTGGAYGDKESAKRRFAENYLMLSDSIRQRLRLENDDKTFTVRDVLDVHAMCQVPICFDIHHHNCNTDGEPVDFSEILATWEGYGRPKIHISTGREGFTDLRHHDLISEEDFAELLKLVEGYEVDIMFEAKLKEQAVLPFLHKLQNQ
- a CDS encoding sensor histidine kinase, translated to MEAMMTGMINNIFFIIFPIILYQMFATAGQRNFFVSHRITMTILFSISIILCMVFPYQFLTEDYIFDLRQVPMIVGALYGGPLVSAVLFIVSAVGRIAIGGDGMYIAILNQLLVAAGVPFLGPLYRKVNRWWKAVLVFSISIVSLLFNMFAGYFFFGDPIHNLIGIWLMLMINQGGIIILTALLIEHLQKQEYLYNSLMRHEKMETVSHFAAAVSHELRNPLQSVKGFVQLLQEYEYPRAKQLEFQQTILEEIRVAEDLIGDYLIYAKPVYGEMKRIEVEPELSHVIKIMTPYANARNVEIFVQGADAASPILGDSQKLHQALVNIIRNGIEAMPDGGKLQVELEASAHTVCVHIQDEGVGMTKEQVKRLGEPYFSNKSKGTGLGLMVTYSILNQMGGEITVESEVGRGTKFTLEFPKLPTE
- a CDS encoding sigma-70 family RNA polymerase sigma factor, which produces MEAFTEVADQYAPMISSIIRKLNIYTDYDAFRQLGFIALWQAWEKHDPAIGHFAPFAYRSIKGAMKDELTRRQKGGKKVKNSDLFLEEEEAVEWVAEKLPDWLDAAFLSPKERRLLQEMYIDGYSLTELQKHYGVTLSGMKKRRERTLTKIRAAIHHPYKDR
- a CDS encoding competence protein ComK, encoding MIDKASMLFALPNNGHVKATRHNLKIHGKNIILFSTCGLAAYPTHSPCQLGCVWIFNHPYKLEAISSIRTRIIYERFGISKEVEASIHNLSKQRKQLHEIIF
- a CDS encoding GyrI-like domain-containing protein — its product is MHYMNEPTIESRGEQPYVGITARISGHIGEAPELAAEVLSWLSARNESPVGLPFIRFWCLDDNGQRLIEVGVSTKKLLAEDHRIISGYLPGGDFAHAIHNGPPEQFWSSADALVGWLERDGLSAALRYEAETKIWDGHMAFFVTDPLEKKTQDAWAIELFILLLADHAA
- a CDS encoding LysM peptidoglycan-binding domain-containing protein, with protein sequence MLSRWSKLLAITGLLLFSLLSFTGQADAASSTYVTKGNTTSKVVALTFDDGSDGTNINKILGTLKTNNVKATFFLTGSGINHHPSWIRNIANAGHQVGNHSYSHPDFTKISIAAMQSELARTETAYKNVTGKSTKPIFRAPFGASNATVLKGVGDAGYTHTIQWNIDTIDWRGLSSTEITNKVVNNIVPGSIVLMHTGAGASGTPGALPGMISKLKAKGYKFVTVSELLKLPPTGGATYTAKAGDTLYSIARKYNVTVAALAKANNITNYNLIRVGQVLVIPGTTAPTPPPATSVKYTVKAGDTLYSIASKYNTTVAAIASANKITNTNLISVGQVLIIPVKQAPPPVMTVKYTVKAGDTLYSIARKYNTTVTAIAKANNITNVNSIRVGQALIIPR
- a CDS encoding DUF4126 domain-containing protein, with the protein product MSATVGFRIFTPLLITGIFERVDWVTLSEGFSWVGSTPALITFGAATIFEILVNYIPAVGSFMKLISTPVAALAGILLTASFIGDMNPFLEWAIAIIGGGGVATASHASLTAVKGVSDTALMGPAVSVAEDATATIAPILIFFVPVLAIVFLLGMAFIIFRLYKRFLYRKRPA